CGGGGATCGTCACGAGCCTCCTCGCCGAGGAAGGGAACCTCGTGAAGCAGGGCGACCTTCTCCTTCGCATCGAAGATGCCGAGTACCGTCATCGACTCAGCCAGGCGGAAGCGGAGACGGCCAAGCAGCGCGCGCGGCACGATCGCCTGAAGACGATGTTCGACGGCGATCTCATCTCGGCGGAGGAGTACGAGGCCGCGCGAAGCGATCTCGTCGCCGCCGAGGCGACGCGCGATCTCGAGGCGCTTCAACTCTCGTATACCGAAGTGCGCGCGCCTTTCGCCGGCCGGATCGTGCGCCGCTTCGTCGATCCGGGGCAGATGGTTTCCGTCGGGACGCCCCTATTCGCCGTCGCGGACGTGAGCCGCCTCCTCGCGCGCGTGCACGTGCCCGCCAAGGAGTTCCGCAACATCAGGACCGACCAAAAGGTCGAGCTTGTCGTCGATTCGAGCGGCGAGATCCTCGAAGGGACGATCCGGCTCGTGAGCCCCGTCGTCGACCCTGCGAGCGGCACGATCAAGGTGACGGCCGAGATCGCCGCGTATCCGGAGAGCGTGCGCCCCGGGGACTTCGCCGAGGTCCGCATCGTGACCGATCGGAGGCCGAACGCCCTACTCGTTCCGAAGACCGCCGTAATCTCCGACAAGGGCGAGCAGGTGGTCTTCGTCGTTCCGGACAGCATCGCCGCGCGCCGCGTCGTCGAGGTCGGATTCCAGAACGAAGCCGACGCCGAGATCGCGTCCGGTCTCGAAGAAGGAGAACGGGTCGTCGTTCAGGGACAGCGCTCCCTTCAGGACGGGCAAGCGGTCCGCATCCTTGATCCTCTGAAGTTCGATTCATCGAAGTCCGGACGAGAGAATCCCTGATGCGGGCCCTGATCGCTCTCGCCGTGCGCCGCCGCGTGGCGGTTCTCATGTTCGTTCTCGCGATCGCCGCCTTCGGCGTCGTGGGGTACCAGAGGCTTTCGCTCGATCTTCTCCCCGACATTACCTATCCATCCCTCACGATCCAGACCGACTTCCCCGAGACCGCGCCGGCCGAAGTGGAGAACCTGCTCACGCGTCCGGTCGAAGAGGCCGTCGGGGTGCTGCGCGGACTTCGAACGATCCGCTCCGTCTCGCGCGCGGGCGTCTCCGAGGTGACGCTGGAGTTCGAATGGGGCTCTCCGATGGATCTTCTCGCGATGGACGTCCGGGAGAAACTGGATCGGCTCGTCCTTCCCGCCGAGGCCGAGGATCCGATCGTCCTCCGCTTCGACCCCTCGCTCGATCCGATTCTCCGGATCGCCGTCGCGGGGGGCGATCTCGCCGTCATGCGGCGCATTGCCGATCGAAAGCTGAAGCCGTCTTTCGAGACGATCAAGGGGGTCGCCGCGGCGCGTGTCAAGGGAGGCCTCGAGGAAGAGATCCAGATCAACATCGACCAGGAGCGCCTCGCCGCGCTCTCCGTTCCGCTTGACCGCGTGCGCCAGGCGGTAGGCGCTTCCAACATCAACCTTCCGGGCGGCTCGTTGGAGGACGAGGAGAGCCGATACCTCATCCGCACCGTGAACGAATACGACTCCGTCGAGGAGATCGCGGATCTCATCGTGGCGCAGCGGGAGAGCGCCGCGATTCGTCTCCGCGACGTGGCGGACGTCGGGCGAGGTGCCAAGGACCGCGAGGAGATCACGCGGGCGAACGGACAGGAGACGGTCGAGATCGACATCTTCAAGGAGGGGGACGCGAACATCGTCACCACCGCACGGAAGGTTCGCGAGCGGATGGGCGAGATCGAGAAGGACCTTCCCGAAGGATGGCGCCTTGTGCTCCTCTTCGATCAGTCCCGCTTCATCGAGCGGGCGCTGAACGAGGTGCGCGGAGCGGCGGTCATCGGAGGGGTGCTCGCGATCGTCGTTCTCTTCGCGTTTCTCCGCCATTGGGGGAGCACGTTCATCATCGCGCTGTCGATTCCCATCTCGCTCGTGGCCACGTTCACAGCGATGTACCGCTTCGACATCTCGCTGAACCTCATGTCGCTCGGCGGGCTGACGCTCGCCATCGGCATGCTCGTCGACAACTCGATCGTGGTTCTCGAGTCGATCTCACGAAGACGCTCCGAGGGGCTCGCGGGCGCCGCGGCCGCGGTCGAGGGGACCGCCGAGGTGGGCGGCGCGGTCTTCGCCTCGACGCTCACGACGGTCGCCGTCTTTCTCCCGATCGTCTTCGTCGAGGGGATCGCCGGCCAGCTCTTCGGCGACATGGCGGCCACGGTGACGATCGGCCTTCTCGCTTCCCTTCTCGTTTCCATCACTCTCATCCCGATGATGGCGGCGGGCGGCGGCTCGGCCTCCCTCCCGAGCCGACGAGCGACCGACTCGTTCGAAGCCCCGCTTCCGGAGCTCGGAGGCCTCGGCGCGCGCTACGATCGCCTCCTCCGCGGCGCTCTCCGCCGCCCGGGCGCCGTGCTCGGCGCGGCACTCGTTCTCTTCCTCGTCTCGCTCGCCGGTTTTCGCCTGACCGACACCGAGCTTCTTCCGCCGATCAACGAGGGGGAGTTCTACTTCGAAGCGAACCTCCCCGAAGGGACGCCGATCGGAGCGACCGATCGCGTGATGCGGAGAATGGAGGAGATGGCCGCCGAGGAGGATGCGATCGAACGCTCGTACGCGACCGTCGGAAGCCGCCTCGTCGCGGGCGGGGTTTCCTTCAACACGAAAGCGGAGCACTTCGGGCAGCTGAACGTCGTCCTCGCCGATCGGGCGGACGAAGC
The DNA window shown above is from Candidatus Eisenbacteria bacterium and carries:
- a CDS encoding efflux RND transporter periplasmic adaptor subunit, with amino-acid sequence MRLKLRPGFVFGDERVSLLTALVLSLLAAGCGDGGGNTARGEASGGGGGGRAALPTAAVAVAPAARGSIATFYAANASLDPNKQADILARVSGIVTSLLAEEGNLVKQGDLLLRIEDAEYRHRLSQAEAETAKQRARHDRLKTMFDGDLISAEEYEAARSDLVAAEATRDLEALQLSYTEVRAPFAGRIVRRFVDPGQMVSVGTPLFAVADVSRLLARVHVPAKEFRNIRTDQKVELVVDSSGEILEGTIRLVSPVVDPASGTIKVTAEIAAYPESVRPGDFAEVRIVTDRRPNALLVPKTAVISDKGEQVVFVVPDSIAARRVVEVGFQNEADAEIASGLEEGERVVVQGQRSLQDGQAVRILDPLKFDSSKSGRENP
- a CDS encoding efflux RND transporter permease subunit, which translates into the protein MRALIALAVRRRVAVLMFVLAIAAFGVVGYQRLSLDLLPDITYPSLTIQTDFPETAPAEVENLLTRPVEEAVGVLRGLRTIRSVSRAGVSEVTLEFEWGSPMDLLAMDVREKLDRLVLPAEAEDPIVLRFDPSLDPILRIAVAGGDLAVMRRIADRKLKPSFETIKGVAAARVKGGLEEEIQINIDQERLAALSVPLDRVRQAVGASNINLPGGSLEDEESRYLIRTVNEYDSVEEIADLIVAQRESAAIRLRDVADVGRGAKDREEITRANGQETVEIDIFKEGDANIVTTARKVRERMGEIEKDLPEGWRLVLLFDQSRFIERALNEVRGAAVIGGVLAIVVLFAFLRHWGSTFIIALSIPISLVATFTAMYRFDISLNLMSLGGLTLAIGMLVDNSIVVLESISRRRSEGLAGAAAAVEGTAEVGGAVFASTLTTVAVFLPIVFVEGIAGQLFGDMAATVTIGLLASLLVSITLIPMMAAGGGSASLPSRRATDSFEAPLPELGGLGARYDRLLRGALRRPGAVLGAALVLFLVSLAGFRLTDTELLPPINEGEFYFEANLPEGTPIGATDRVMRRMEEMAAEEDAIERSYATVGSRLVAGGVSFNTKAEHFGQLNVVLADRADEAAERAVAEELRRRFETIPDLETKEGRPTYFSLKTPVEVLLFGEDLTALRSYSIELEGKLARIPGLVDLRSSLEEGSPELQVRFDRARLASLGLDMRVLSETLRDRVLGAVPTRFKEEDRQIDIRVRNREADRATAEAVRNLVVPGADGTPIRLVTLADIRLDRGPAEIHRIQQQRAAILSANLEGRSLGSAVKEIEGAVREMPPPSGIAVDLAGQNEEMRVSFASLRFAILLAVFLVYLVMAATFESLLHPFLVLFTIPLALVGVVAGLLLTGTEISVIVLIGAVMLAGIVVNNAIVLVDKINQLRRAGVPKEEAVIRAARIRLRPILMTTLTTVLGLLPMALAVGEGAELRSPLAITVSFGLIFSTALTLLVIPALYKTVPSRVSADETARAPVTAREEGAQP